The window GACGAGACTGGCGAGGTCGGCGAGACCAGCGAGACCAGCGAGACCGGCGAGATCGGCGAGGTCGACGAAGTCGGCGGGGCAACCCTCAAGGCGACCCGGCCGGAACGTACGCTCCATGAGTGGGTCGGATCCGGACCCGGACCCGGGCTCGAGCGCGAACGGCGACGGCGTGGAGCTAACGGTACGGGCCGCCGAGAAACGGGACGCCGGGCGCGGCGTGGCGCGGATCCCGGAGTTCGCGCGGCGACAGCTGGGCGTTCTGAGCGGCGATACGGTGGTCATCGAGGGCGACGCGACGACCGTCGCGAAGATGTGGCCAGCCGATCCGTCCGTGCCCGAGAACGTGGTCCAGATCGACGCCGACACGCGGGCGAACGCGGGCGTCCACGTCGGCGACACCGTCGTCGTCCGGACGAAAGACAAGTCGTCGATTCAGGAGGCCCAGCGAGTGACGCTTATCGCCCCGCCCTCGCTGTCCGACGACGAGCGCCAGGTCGCCGAGCGCAAGGCGACCAAGAAACTTCGGAACCGGCCAGTCCGGGCCGGCGAACAGATCCGCGTCGAGGGGTTCGGCCAGGAGCCATTCAAGGTGGTCGACACCGATCCCGACGGCGACGTGCGCATCTCGAGTACGACGACGATCCGGATCGTCGACACGCAGGGGAGGAAACCCGATCGGGTGAGTTCCGGATCCGGAAGCACGGAGCGTTCCGGGTCCACCGGGTCGACCGATACGTCCGCCGGCAGCACCGATACTGACACCGACGACGCCGACCTCGAGACCGAACTCGAGGGCGGCGACTCCTCCGAGACGGGCGGCGGCTCCGGGCCGAGTTCCGGCGTCACCTACGAGGACATCGGCGGGCTCGACGAGGAACTCGAGTTGGTCCGGGAGATGATCGAACTCCCGCTGTCGGAGCCGGAGCTGTTCCAGCGGCTGGGCGTCGAGCCACCGTCGGGCGTCCTGCTGTACGGCCCGCCGGGCACCGGGAAAACGTTGATCGCCCGCGCGGTGGCCAACGAGGTCGACGCCCACTTCGAGACGATCTCCGGCCCGGAGATCATGTCCAAGTACAAGGGTGAAAGCGAGGAACAACTGCGCCGAACCTTCGAGCGGGCCCGCGAGGAGGCCCCGACGATCATTTTCTTCGACGAGATCGACTCCATCGCGGGCGCTCGCGACGACGAGGGCGACGCCGAGAACCGCATCGTCGGCCAGTTACTGACGCTGATGGACGGTCTCGATGCCCGCGGCGAAGTGATCGTCATCGGTGCGACCAACCGCGTCGACACGATCGATCCTGCCCTGCGCCGCGGCGGCCGGTTCGACCGCGAGATCCAGATCGGCGTTCCCGACGAGAAAGGTCGAAAGGAGATCCTCGAGGTTCACACCCGCGGGATGCCCCTTGCTGACAACGTAAGCGTCGACGCCATCGCCCGCCGGACCCACGGATTCGTCGGCGCCGACCTGGACGCGGTCGCGAGCGAGGCGGCGATGGCGGCGATTCGTGACCGGCCGACCGACGCGGGCGATCGGGTCGAGTGGAACCGGGATCCGGTCGTCGAGAAGCGCCACTTCGACGAGGCGCTGGCATCCGTCGAACCGTCCGCGATGCGGGAGTAC of the Halobiforma lacisalsi AJ5 genome contains:
- a CDS encoding AAA family ATPase, producing the protein MSGSDPDPDPGSSANGDGVELTVRAAEKRDAGRGVARIPEFARRQLGVLSGDTVVIEGDATTVAKMWPADPSVPENVVQIDADTRANAGVHVGDTVVVRTKDKSSIQEAQRVTLIAPPSLSDDERQVAERKATKKLRNRPVRAGEQIRVEGFGQEPFKVVDTDPDGDVRISSTTTIRIVDTQGRKPDRVSSGSGSTERSGSTGSTDTSAGSTDTDTDDADLETELEGGDSSETGGGSGPSSGVTYEDIGGLDEELELVREMIELPLSEPELFQRLGVEPPSGVLLYGPPGTGKTLIARAVANEVDAHFETISGPEIMSKYKGESEEQLRRTFERAREEAPTIIFFDEIDSIAGARDDEGDAENRIVGQLLTLMDGLDARGEVIVIGATNRVDTIDPALRRGGRFDREIQIGVPDEKGRKEILEVHTRGMPLADNVSVDAIARRTHGFVGADLDAVASEAAMAAIRDRPTDAGDRVEWNRDPVVEKRHFDEALASVEPSAMREYVAESPDTDFSDVGGLEDAKGTLRESVEWPLTYDRLFEETNTHPPSGVLLYGPPGTGKTLLARALAGETDVNFVRVDGPEIVDRYVGESEKAIREVFERARQSAPSIVFFDEIDAITAARGEGHEVTERVVSQLLTELDGMRENPNLVVLAATNRKEQIDPALLRPGRLDTHVLVGEPDREAREKILEVHTRGKPLDEDVDVRELAAELEGYTGADLEALVRNASMKAIREVATEYDPEAANERADEVVIERRHLAEAKESIDR